The genomic segment tatttggtgggcacgtgcccccagtgccccaccccctgctatggccctgaacTTGAAATTTGCAGGGGTACGTACACAACGCGCGCGGGGCACTTTAAATACACACTCAAAAAGACTTCCTACCTCTACAAGACTTCCTACCTCTACAAGACTTCCTACCTCTACAAGACTCCCTACCTCTACAAGACTTCCTACCTCTACAAGACTTCCTACCTCTACAAGACTCCCTACCTCTACAAGACTTCCTACCTCTACAAGACTTCCTACCTCTACAAGACTCCCTACCTCTACAAGACTCCCTTCCTCTACAAGACTTCCTACCTCTACAAGACTTCCTACCTCTACAAGACTCCCTACCTCTACAAGACTTCCTACCTCTACAAGACTCCCTACCTCTACAAGACTCCCTACCTCTACAAGACTTCCTACCTCTACAAGACTTCCTACCTCTACAAGACTTCCTACCTCTACAAGACTCCCTTCCTCTACAAGACTTCCTACCTCTACAAGACTTCCTACCTCTACAAGACTCCCTACCTCTACAAGACTTCCTACCTCTACAAGACTCCCTACCTCTACAAGACTCCCTACCTCTACAAGACTTCCTACCTCTACAAGACTCCCTACCTCTACAAGACTTCCTACCTCTACAAGACTTCCTACCTCTACAAGACTCCCTACCTCTACAAGACTTCCTACCTCTACAAGACTCCCTACCTCTACAAGACTTCCTACCTCTACAAGACTTCCTACCTCTACAAGACTCCCTACCTCTACAAGACTTCCTACCTCTACAAGACTTCCTACCTCTACAAGACTTCCTACCTCTACAAGACTTCCTACCTCTACAAGACTTCCTACCTCTACAAGACTTCCTACCTCTACAAGACTCCCTACCTCTACAAGACTCCCTACCTCTACAAGACTCCCTACCTCTACAAGACTCCCTACCTCTACAAGACTCCCTACCTCTACAAGACTTCCTACCTCTACAAGACTTCCTACCTCTACAAGACTTCCTACCTCTACAAGACTTCCTACCTCTACAAGACTTCCTACCTCTACAAGACTTCCTACCTCTACAAGACTCCCTACCTCTACAAGACTTCCTACCTTTACAAGACTCCCTACCTCTACAAGACTTCCTACCTCTACAAGAGTGCGACTTGAGCTCTTCATCGCTGATCTTGGACCAGGAGCTGTCTATCGATCCATTTGTGCTGTTTTCTCTCTTGATCTCTTTCTCGGGCTCCTCCGCCGATGCTTCTGCGATCAGCGCAGCGTGATCTTCACCACACCCTGTCGCATCCAAATGCGATCCTGTCAAGTCATCTTTCTCTTGTCCTCTAGAGTGCTCATCAACTACACACACACTCACTTCGCTTGCTTCACCTTTTAATTCAGTAGAATAATCCTTTTCTTCATCTACTTGTTTATTTGTAGGTTTACTTGGTTCGTCTGAATGCGATGTTTCAGCGTTGAGTGCCGGAGCACTTTCAGGTTGAGGCGAGGTTTGTGATGTTGCAGAAGGTGCTGGAAGCTTATTTGCACTCCATTTCTCTTCTGCGCCATCTTGTTGGTCTTCAGTGGGTAGCTGTTCAGTTTCATTGGGTGTTGGATCGTGTCCTTCAGTTGCAGATTCCTGGCTGATGGGTTCGTTTGTGGTGAGATTAACGACATCATCTTGCACTTTAATCTTTTCTTTCGAGACATCGTCGGCATCCCATGCTTCTTCTAAATAATGGAAACCAAGGCTCAACATACTGGGTGCAAAAACACTTTACTTATAGTCACCTTATAGATGTCACCCTTCAAATGTCACCCTGTAGGTGTCACTCTTTACATGTCACCCTGTAGGCGTCACCCTGAAGATGTCACCCTGTAGGTGTCACTGTTTACATGTCACCCTGTAGATGTAACCCTGTAGGTGTCACTCTTTACATGTCACCACCTTTTACATGTCACCCTGTAGGTGTCATCTTTACCATGTCACCCTGTAGATGTCGCCCTGTAGGTGTCACCCTGTAGGTGTTACCCTTTACATGTCACCCTGTAGGTGTCACCTTTTACATGTCACCCTGTAGGTGTCATCTTTACCATGTCACCCTGTAGATGTCGCCCTGTAGGTGTCACCCTGTAGGTGTTACCCTTTACATATCACCCTGTAGGTGTCACCTTTTACATGTCACCCTGTAGGTGTCATCTTTACCATGTCACCCTGTAGATGTCGCCCTGTAGGTGTCACCCTGTGGGTATTACCCTTTACATGTCACCCTGTAGGTGTCACCCTTTACATGTTACCCCGTAGGTGTCACCTTTCACATGTCACCCTGTAGATGTCATCCTGTAGGTGTCACCCTTAACATAATTCAACTCACCCTCATCATCCCAACCAAGTTCATCTTCTTGCATCTTATTAGCCCTCTCAACAAGGGCAGCACGGCGCTTTTCCTCCTATAATCATATAACATGTATCCTACTATAAGTCACTTACCGTACCATGAACATAAAGCCAGTGAAAAGTTTGGAACTACTACTGTGTCAGATCATGTATAAAAGGGCTCTATTGGGAGAATTTGCTTActtgtttgtgtttgttttactACACATTATAACatttacttttatttaaactttGCCCTATAATTTGAAAACACAATGTATACCTTCAGacaggtaaaaaaaatggcaagtttccccaaaataaggtctggttaactttggtaagcttgaattttttttcgtcttcgagatatgaggcttgaagtgcaatttgaaaatgttcaaagtatgaattctccttgtttttagggagaagtcgggctctgatcagaaattaagccaactttacttgctaatatctaaatttcatatcttctaaatttctttaaaatttggaattaagcttttggtcagaggaactccttgtatgcggaatcttgagcttatatattgagaattggaaatttcatgccatttttttttgctctgtcataCCATCAAGATTTTGGCTTGTATGATCTTGTATGATCATTTCACTCCacttacaaatgccaaaaCAAGATGATAAAAATTTGGCGTGGAATCCCATTTATATCAGCCCCcttaattttgtttgttgttggtaGCTTAGTACAAAGAAGTATTCTCCCCACGTCAGACCAGGCCTGTaccaagaggggggggggggggggcaggagGTGCAAACGCACACCACAATGCACACCACAATGGCCAAAGGCCACTTTCGGTCCTGAATAGAcctgctatttgtagacaaaactataaagcataagctagatcactctggtatgtagtaTGTAAATCCAACAAAATAAACGTCCGGTGGAGATGCTGCaaatgcataaaaaatcccGCTTTCTTCTTTTGGGGGTGGCCAGATTTTAATCTGAGCAatgaccctcccccccccccccccccccccccccggaaaaattaggtccacttttacAGATATCACATAGTGTACTGTGTACCTCGTCAAGCTGGTGAATTCTATAGAAGTAACGATGCCAAAACAGGGAGTGGTGAACTGCTGCTGGTACCTGGGATAAAGAACGCACCATAGGAGGATAGTCAGCCAGACATGCAATTGTTCACTTGGAGGTCATTTTcagaataaaattaaaacccTTAGTTGGTTGCATGCTTTTAAACACAAACgtgcactataaaagggatagctCCGCCCCCTTTTCCGCAACCTCTCGCACAAGTCATTGTCATTCACAGCTAGACTTCATTGAGTGCGGACTTCTGAAACTGCCAGAAGAAAACATAGCAACAAGTGAAGCTGTACAACAAATTACTACAAATTTAAAGTACAAGAGAATGTTAAAGATTTATCAGGCATATTAGAGAAAGCATTTGGAGTCAGTTCTCTACAAAAACTAgaacaaaaattgaaaaataaaattgaaaaacaGAGCGCCCATGCTCATTTAAAATGGTGTCATTCAGGTGCGTGTGcgaacaaacaacaaatttgcaaAATTTATTGCTTCAAAACCTATCTAATTCCCCAttatttttcgttttgttataataaaaGGCAAAAAATAGCCTGTGTTCACTTCAATGGTGTGTTTTCGGCCAACTTTATTATAGCTTTCTGGCTTTTCTCTACAGAGTTCTGCACTCAGTGAAGTGAAATGACGAATGACATCTTGCCTAAGgcaagtcccttttatagcgcgcgtTCATGTTTAAGCCTTTTTTAGCTTAAGTATGTCAGTAATTAAGTATTTTCTGTTTGCGATGAAATGTTACATTTATGTCCTCAAATCTATTCATATTTTTAGTATTTGGCTCAGCCTTCTAACTCATTCAACAAACAAATGCCAATGCAAGCAATAAGCCATACATCAGAGAATTTGGTTTAGTTGcttgaaaacaaatgacccACTTAAAGTCCTGGTTATGTGATCTGGTGAGACATGCTTTGTCTCCTTATCATGTAGTGCAGACAGAAACACATAAACATGTGAACTTGCACCTACCAGTTTTGTGTAAAGGGCTCTGATCTCTGGCATGTTGACCAGGAGCTCCGAGATCTCACCCTTGTGCTGCTCAAGATCAAATCCATTGCACCACTCCTCATACTGGGCAGGGTGACCTGGGGATGTTCACAGCAAAATCTCACAAAGCCATTCACGGTAAACTTCTCCTAGAAAAATCTAGGAAAAGTAGGTTTgacacaaaaacacaaatatgATGCTTTCTTgaaataattcttttttaCTCATAGTATTGTTGGGCTGGTTCCAAAAAGAGTCAGGTTAATTTATCTGCTGATAGCAGTTGTCTGTATTGTTGTTGCAGTTGTTGCATGTTGAGCTATCAGACCGATAAAAACTGGTTTCTGAAAACAGTCATCCCTCCCTCCCTATGACCTTAGCAAAATTTATCTGTGATTTTATTTGCAGGGAACATTATCAGCCATTTCAGAAAACCAAGTCTATCTATGGAAAGGTTTGTATGGTGATAAAGTGCAGGAACACCCTGGGTGTTAAAATCATGGAAAGTAGGTTGTAGTGTGAAGTCAGGGTGAACAATCTAAATATCATCAGGTTCGTGTTTAGGGTGATATTGATAGAAGGAATTTTTCAGCGTGAAATGATGTACACTCTAAATGCAGGATCACATATTACAAAGTTCATGTTTAGATTGATATTGACAGAAGGTAGTTTGCAGTTTGAAGTGAGGGTGTATATTCTAAATGCAGGATGACATACCATCTGGGTCAGTGCAGTATGTGGCAGGGTCGGTCTGAATCTCATGGCGCCgtgcctgaaaaaaaaattggcaaaATGGGTTACCAGCAATGAGCTACAACATGGGGAAGATTTAATATGGAATCCATTGGCTGTGTCTTTGCATGTTCATCgtgttttcaatttttgtCTCTACTTTATTGAGCACATACTTAATGGTGTCAGCAAAGGAGCCAGGTACCCATGAAGTGAGTTACCTGGTTTCTATCAAAAACTTGTCCTGAAGAGCCTGCCACTGGGTCATCACCAATGGCTGCTGCAACATTGGAGATGTTGTCTTTTAACGCTGCAGACAGTGATCCCAGCCAGTTGGACATTCCTGGGTAGATCATTTCCTAATTAGTAAGAAAGTCTCCAAAATATGAGCCTGAAGAATATTCAATACAAAACAGCTGCATCCCAAACCTTGTCTTATAACAGTTGTGGTTGAGCCATCCTCCTCGTCCTCCTTCACCTAAACAGAAACAAATCACAAACAAGAGATAATTAGAGCAAAAACAAGGAGTGGGGGTGGTGACAGTCTTGGTAAAAAATGTAGAGCCGGAAGCCTTATTCTATAACACAAACGATAAGAAATGAAGGATAATTAGAGTCCCTCAATCTATGAATCCATGTCCATCAGCAAACTTTGACTTTTTGTACATACCTTTAGTTTTTCCTTGACATTGGTTGCAGTATCAGCAATTGTTGAAGAAGTGTCATAGTGAATTGTGGTTACGAACTCTGCAAGGTCATGCTTGACCAATGAGAGAGTCTCCGCTGACTGAAAATATAAATCATATTACACCCTGGACCAAACAACACTTTTTGGGACGGTTACTAACAATAAATGGGATCCTATACAAAACAGTATCAGTATCCTATACAAAACAGTATCTAGAGCGTACGTTTTACAGTAGGATGACAGAGTCTTTATACATAGAGTGGTACTTACATTACTAAACTGCAGTGTCGTGTTTGTTTGTAAATTATTTTACGAAATTTTCTACCTCTACTGAGTGAAAAAATGAATATTCAAAGCTACACATAACTCAAATAGCAATGTTGCTATGGCTGCAGAGGGTAAAAGAAACAACAGCTCTCTATCTTTGGCGATTCCGTTAGCTTATTCACTTGAGAGTCACGAGATGCGAAAAGCAAAACGACTGCGACAGACATGGACATCACCTTCGCTTTTACGGACGATAACAAATCATTCCCCCAAGAGCCCCACCAGCCAGCTCCACCACTAATAGATAAAACATTGAGAGGAAAAGTCAGTAAGGAATCACCAAGTATTAACAAGAAATTTCCCAAATTTTCCCGTAAATTCGACCCACCTTTCTTCCGCCATTTTGCTATGATGTGtttatgatgacgtcatcgaatTACTgaaaccacaggtagccagTCCCAGTAATTGAGCTCCGTCGCCTGCGTTCTGTTGAGGCAGCGGAAATAGCAGGGACGAGAGAATATAAATGAAAGGAAAAGGAGAGATTCTACTCGGGCTATGTCTAGGGGTCCCTGAAAAGTTCATTGTGATGACGACGGCACCcagttcttaaaaaaaatgtttcctaTGTTGTTCCCAGCCCGGATTTAGCTCAGATTATGAATGATTTAACACAGGAATTCCATATCACACGGAAAAGAATCCATATCATCCACATGGATGAGTTAATCCTGCGCAATATGTCCCACTTTTTgaccgccaagggggggggggggggggggtgaatcgTTATGGGAATAGGCACCGCTGCCCTCATCAAACTCGTCGACACTGTGACACTCTTCCGATTTCTAGTTCACTTACTATTCAAAAATCTGCTTATCAACTAggtttttagtatttttttttttcgcttctgGCGTAGGGTAAGAGTTTTTGGTGTGCAAGTATTTTGGTGGTTATTTTTCaaacgagcatccctatcaattTAATTTGACCTCCGCCCCCCTAGGTATACTCTCCAGTCTTATACGTAACGGCGTGGCTTTTTGATGATATTTGACGTCTTGCTTCTACTTACAAACTAAGTGGTGTACTGTATGTCTTGTGTTTACCGTATGGACCGTGCTACCACAAATACGCCTAGTGTTTACCGTAAAGTCCTCCGTGTGTAGGCGTAATTGTGGCAAACACACAGCTATCTGTAAAGTGTTTCTCATCGCAATGGCCTCAAGGACCATCTTTATATATTCCGGTTTACGCTCTCCTCTAAGCTAAAAACCTTTTTGATTAAGGCCGAGTCTATTTTCGTATCTCTTCAAACACCCGGTGTGTGGTCACGtctatacactctttttttatataagaacgtctaatttacTGTCGGGGctggccgttcttatttttgggtagcctgcgtagcatgcgtttctgtggagtttcagcAAGAATAGAGAGCAAGCGAAGAATATGGCCGCGCGAAAAATGGGGcaagcgcaaaaaaaaaaaagagaaggcGGCCACATTCTTCGCTCGAAACTCCACAGAAaagcttgctacgcaggctaatttttgggacatttgaAGGCTGAATGGCATAGCAGAAAAACGtattgcgcatgcgcgtgaCTTTTGGAGCATTTCATTCAAGGTGGCGGCTGGAGAGAAGCGAAATCGCCATGTGCTTACGTCTTTCAAAACGCTTTTCGCTTGTAAATTATCGGGTTAAGACTTAAAACAGATTTATCCTCGTAGGAGAAGGTAA from the Nematostella vectensis chromosome 4, jaNemVect1.1, whole genome shotgun sequence genome contains:
- the LOC116603387 gene encoding BSD domain-containing protein 1 isoform X1 — translated: MAEESGGAGWWGSWGNDLLSSVKAKSAETLSLVKHDLAEFVTTIHYDTSSTIADTATNVKEKLKVKEDEEDGSTTTVIRQGMSNWLGSLSAALKDNISNVAAAIGDDPVAGSSGQVFDRNQARRHEIQTDPATYCTDPDGHPAQYEEWCNGFDLEQHKGEISELLVNMPEIRALYTKLVPAAVHHSLFWHRYFYRIHQLDEEEKRRAALVERANKMQEDELGWDDEEEAWDADDVSKEKIKVQDDVVNLTTNEPISQESATEGHDPTPNETEQLPTEDQQDGAEEKWSANKLPAPSATSQTSPQPESAPALNAETSHSDEPSKPTNKQVDEEKDYSTELKGEASEVSVCVVDEHSRGQEKDDLTGSHLDATGCGEDHAALIAEASAEEPEKEIKRENSTNGSIDSSWSKISDEELKSHSCRDTLHLAADSTGKPVPSPSPSGRSSSSAVLLPAVPDEEDIAWDDDFDDDDVTDHVTAAGGAEDDDDDWENWE
- the LOC116603387 gene encoding BSD domain-containing protein 1 isoform X2 is translated as MAEESGGAGWWGSWGNDLLSSVKAKSAETLSLVKHDLAEFVTTIHYDTSSTIADTATNVKEKLKVKEDEEDGSTTTVIRQGMSNWLGSLSAALKDNISNVAAAIGDDPVAGSSGQVFDRNQARRHEIQTDPATYCTDPDGHPAQYEEWCNGFDLEQHKGEISELLVNMPEIRALYTKLVPAAVHHSLFWHRYFYRIHQLDEEEKRRAALVERANKMQEDELGWDDEEEAWDADDVSKEKIKVQDDVVNLTTNEPISQESATEGHDPTPNETEQLPTEDQQDGAEEKWSANKLPAPSATSQTSPQPESAPALNAETSHSDEPSKPTTELKGEASEVSVCVVDEHSRGQEKDDLTGSHLDATGCGEDHAALIAEASAEEPEKEIKRENSTNGSIDSSWSKISDEELKSHSCRDTLHLAADSTGKPVPSPSPSGRSSSSAVLLPAVPDEEDIAWDDDFDDDDVTDHVTAAGGAEDDDDDWENWE